CTGTGCACCTGACtttgagagaagagggagagttTGTAAGATTATGATTATAAACATAAGATGAAACTTAACTGATTTGCCTTTCTACAAGTTCTGGATTTTTGTGAAAGAGTATCCTGCCATTCATACgaaataaacattttactgtACTTTCCAACTTCTTACTTGTGTGAGCAAGCTTTTTCTTTGAGCTTAAAAACAGTGACTGAAATAATCTTATTTCAGCTGAAAATGAGATCTGTTTATGTGAGTCTCAAGATCGACTCAGAATTGACCATATACGTAGCAAAAGACAAGCAAAGatttcacattattttctttagtttcaaAAATAACACTTTTATGCACATATAGGCCTATAAAGTgattaatattcattaaaatcaATTTTTGCAATCtagtaaattaaatgaaaaattgaagTTTCCTCTCCCACTTAATTTGCATCAGAATTGatatcctattttaaaataactataaatggagtataacctttaaaaattatgaataactatattgtacacctgtaacttatataatattgtacagaaaCTCTACTtcgataaaaaaatttaaaaaaagaattgagatcCTTTGTGAGAGGGGGGAAACTACACAGAGTAGGGTAGTAAGTtggacaaaaataaacagattcatAGAAAAACACCATTCTCTACTCAAAGGAGCACCAAGTTACACAATGTgaaccactgaactatacacttcaAAATGATTAATGtagtttatgttatgtgtattttactacaattgaAAAAAGAGCATTGACAATTATTATTGGACTACCATGTCTACGTGTCTATAAGCTGCTGATCATGTTAATGTACTAggatggatatatacatatatatgtttatatatgtttatattacatatatatttatattatgcaGGGTTTTCTGAGACATAAAAATTACTTCAATGGTTCTTCCAGggtaaaaagatagaaaaaggcTGGTCTAATGGATGGCAAATGGAGCTTTTCCAAGAAGGAAGTGATTGCAAATGGCAGGAAAAAAGAAGCAAGGCAATGATGCTGGCCTGATGGGGCAGAGAAATGGTGTACagcactggaaggaaaaaaaattaattatatagaAGGCCTAGTCAATGTAGAGATTTTACTTTAGACTTGTTGTTAAAGGACATGGAGAACTATTTGGGATCCTGAGGATGGCTATGGTACGAGGAAACTTTTAATAAGTTCAGTATGTCATCACACGCAGTACAGATGGGAGGAAGAAAAGCCTGGAAGCATTTAATTTGAGACAACAAAGATGCTTAGAGCGTGAGGAAGTTATAGTTCACTGTAATTATTTCTCAACTTTTGAGTTGCCGTAGATTATACTGGGCGATTTCGGTTAGGAATAACAGAGGAAAGTGTGGTAGTGGCAACAGAAGGCCTGTAACAACAGTACAAGCTTTAGATGGAATGAACAGAAATTGAGCGCTTTAGATAAAAGAGACTGCAACTAAGGTTGGGTGGGGATGGTGACAAAGATGATGGAGAGTGCTCAAAGGCTTGAGTCCAAAGACGCAGAAACCAAGAGTATGATGCTACCATGAGGACAAACAGGCAATTGGAATGATGAATAATTTGGAGAGAGCAAGGAGTGAGACTGGGGGTGGTGGTACAGCAAAGGACTGAGGGCTGTGAGAATCCATGGTTCCACTTTGTCCCTCTAACTAGCTAGGGAAGTTACTTCGCTTCTCTGTCAGTTCCTTACACGTAAGATAAAGGGGCACCACGTAATCTTGAAGGTCCCATAAAAGTTCAATGGTTTCATCACACTGAGTTGAGGATAATACTGGGACACCAAATGGAGATAAAACATTGAACGTAAACAGAGTAAAATAGAGCAGGGCAGTTATGAATAATTCTACCTCTGTATGATGTATAGAATTTAAAGTACATTTATCAAATCTGAATAAAAGTTCATTTACCAAAATTTTTTTATCTATATGACTGATGCTTTTTCAAGAAGCTTACACTTTAGTGTAGAAGACATACTGTGATTCCTAATATTTCCATAGTTAAGTTTATGAAGTTCTTCCAATATGAAAATAACCCTCTAAAGAAGGTACCAATCCCCACCCTCTTTCAAAGAGGCGGTTGACTGCGCTATATCAAGGTAAGGTCTCAGAAGATTCGAGTGAAAAGAGACCAACCAAATTTAACAAATAGAGGGTGGCTAGCCTTCTTTGGGAGAGAAGTTTTAGCGGAAGTTGAAGTCAAATATCAAGGACTTAAAgacagaaggggagaggggcttgtGGTATAGACAGTGTCCTGCGGGGCTGAAAACGTACTTGACAAAGGAATAAACTATCTGgtacaaaagacaaaaacatggTCTGGCTTTCTGTCAGGtaacagtttctttaaaaggacacacacacacacacacacacacacacacacttttttttcttcctttcgtGAAACCATAGTACAAAACGATGGGCACAGTACTGCCCACAATCTCGCGTACTTGGAAAGATCCGGAAGAAACAAGCGACTCGAAAGAACGCAGACAAGCCCTTCCACTAAGTTCCGACGCGGCCAGATCCACCTCCCGGCAGAGCGCGGCTCAAACGTCCTCAGAGCCACGGGCAGCACAGTTGCTGGAGCCGCAACCAATTGACGAACGAGGGGACTGCAGCGTAGCCTGAGAGGACAGGGTGCACGGCCACTCAGCTGCCACCAGGTACAAGCCGATCCGCTGGGAGAGGGGCGGTCCCTGACGCCAGCCATTGCCAAGGGCAACGCCGCGGGGCGGCACTTCCTGCAACGTCACGCTGCAAAGGACGCCGCTATTGTACGTCACTTCCTCCGCTGGCCGTAGGCAAATAGACCTAACTGTCGTAAAGTAGCGGTTGACGTTAGATATTATTGATACCCTTCCATCGCTGAAGGCTTTTTCGGGCAGGTGACAGCGTCCCTGATTCCGCGGGTGACTGGCTGGCTTTCTGAACCAGTTATTCGAGTTTCTATTTGGTTCCCTCCCCACCTCCGTTTTGTGCCGGTACGGTGGCCGAAGAGGCTCTTGTGCGGCGGAAGTACCGGGCGGGAGAGTGTGAGCCTCCGGGCCTGAGGTGCACGTGGCGCCGGTGAGTGGCGGGAGGGGGCCGGTCGGTCTGAGGATGCTGGAGGTGGAACCCagcggagggaggaggggaatgcGGCTGAAGACCTTGCTGCCAGCTGGGGGAGGAAGTACTCACCGGGGGTGACGGGGCTGGTGAGTGGGTGGTCAGCGCTCACAGGGCTTTGGGGAGGGGACACTCACTCTTCGGGCTCGTCGCTGGCCGCCTGGCCATGGGTGAGGTGGCAgggttgctattattattgttgtctaCTTTTATGGTTTctgactgaggctcagaggggttcgGTGGTGCTCCCAGAGGCCACAGTGACTGAAAGGCACGCCCTGTTTTTCTAACCAGGTGGGAGCGAGCATGTCTTTTCGTGGCGGAGGTCGCGGAGGCTTTAGTCGAGGTGGCGGCTTCGGTCGCGGCGGCAGCAGCAACCACCACTTCCGAGGTGGAGGCGGCGGCAATTttagaggcggcggcggcggcagaggAGGATTTGGACGAGGGGGCGGCCGCGGAGCTTTTAACAGAGGCCAGGACCACGGACCTCCAGAGCAAGTAGTTTGTAAGTAGTCTTCAAAGCTTGGCCCACCGCGGGGCGAGGGTGGAGTGGGGTCGGGGGACGGAGGTTGTGGGTTTGTGTTATTAGTAAGTTTGACTGGGAGTCAGGTGCTGAAAGATAGATCCAGCAGCTCTCTCTCCTACGGAGGTTGCTGCTTGATCGGGGAGTCAAGCCTCTGGAGAGGCTGTAAAGTGACGTATAATCGTGCTGTAGAAGTAAGGGGGAGATAAGAAAGCTGAAGGACAGTTAGAATGCATCGTGGAGATGGAATTTGGGTTTGGGCTGAAAGGGAGATACAACTACGTAATATTGTGCGTTTACCcctactgtccccattttacagataagaaaactgattcAGCGTTAAGTTTCTTTGCTAGGGTCATAGTGAGAAGTGATCAGTAAGTGATGTATTTGAGATACAAAGCCAGGTTtcctgaccccaaagcccatgcTTTTAATTGCTACTCataactaagtgaagtgagtaAAAAAACTTGCTCAGAAGGGAAACTACTGGGGGGAGTCAAGAAAAAGACCTAATTAGAGGAGTTTTGGAGTAATTATCAAAGAGGTAGGATGGAAGTCATGGAAAGTGAGACAGAGATTTGACGGTAGAAGCCtacatcagagaagagaaaggatgaaCAGAGTCTAATATAAAGAGTAGGATGGATCAGTATGCAGAATGGTTTGAAGAGGTCAACGGCTAGAGTCAAAGGTCCTCGCCCCACAGCGGTCCATGCATGACACATCAGAGCATGGTGAAAGTGAGGGAAAAAAGAAGGGTTCGATGGGAGAGAGATTTCAGTGGAAACAGACTCAGTAGAACTTGGCTAATACTAGGAATAAAAGGCTCCAGGTTTTGAGCTTGGGTGATAGGAATTGAGAGTCGGTTTTGCAGGAATATGCTGAGTATTTTAGTTTGGGGTGACTGTGAGTGAGATATATAGGTAGTTATTTTGAGATTCCAGACTTCTTTGGAAAAGATCGAAGAGTCATTGGTGAAGAGGTGGTAGTAGGAACTtaggaaaggggagaaaaaaagaaagggccaGAGAACAACAAAGACTGACTTAGACTTagggatggggagaaggaagagacaaTAGAATGAGGCGTAGTGTTGTTtaatcaaataataatagttattatagTAAAATAACTGTTATTGTAGATTGAGTGGTCTCAGTATGCCAGGCATTTTCTAAGCACTTGACATTTATTATTGCACTTGATCTTCACAATACTATACGTTAAGTGTCAGTACTGTTGTTAGCCCTACAttaaagatgaagacactgaagcacagagaaggtgAGACCCGTACcccaggtcacatagctagtattTTGTGCAGTTGGTATACTAACCCAGGAAGACTTTTCTGCCTCAGAACAGATATGGTGAAATCCCAGGCGGCCAAgaggaaagcttccagaagaggtTGGTCAGTATCatttgaaattgttttatattttaacattttcatgtcCTATTTCAGTATTAGGAGAGTTCCTGCACCCCTGTGAGGATGACATAGTTTGTAAATGTACCACAGATGAAAATAAGGTGCCTTATTTCAATGCTCCagtttatttagaaaacaaagaacaaattggAAAGGTGGATGAAATATTTGGACAACTTAGAGATTTTGTATCCTTTTTAATTGGAAGATGTAGCTATCTCATTAAAAGgttactgtttgttttttctggggTTAAGTATTGATTAAACTAAACTTGCTGCTTCATTAAAGTGGATGGAGTATTGCTAAGATTGGACCATAAAGGAGAATCAAGAGGGGGGatgtattttcacatatattgAAAAGATAGGCCTTATAAGTGTGACTTCCTTTTTGGAAGGTTTTAGAAATGATTGCCACTTGGATCAGTGCCACAGGGTTGAGGTACTTTGCTTTGGGTGTGATGATGCCACTGCAATAGGATGGTGGAATtggaagttttaaaacaaaaattaaaatttcacttcTGTTTGGAGACTCATTTCTTacttttcctaaatatttctatatattctaaccttgttattttaaaaattacacgtGAATTCAGAAGATTATCTTTGATATTAATTGCTTATtccttaataaaattaatagtatttTTCAGTTAAATTGTCAGAGAACATGAAGGcatcttcctttaaaaaactgcAGAAGGTGAGTCAAGTTTATGATACCTGGATCCTTGGTTTTATAAACGAATGATCTACCTTAGGACAGTTTTACTTAAGGCACTTGAGACTTCTCCAGTGTATCACTAGTGAAGCTCTTAAACTGAGATGTTCTGTATTTTAGACATTGAACTTACTAATCTTTAAAAGTAATGTGTTTAATTCAGGTTTTCAGAAAGTAATCTGTTGTCATATTAGCAATTCTGTAACTGCTGgagtacattttttattttatgtacaaaTCTTATTGAAAAGCTTTCATTCTAAGTATAATGTTAAGTTATAAAGGTTATATTATTTGGGAGAAATCAGATATTAAATGATTTCACAGATATTTCAATAACATTATGATATATGCTGTAAAGGAGTAATACATGTTGGTATGAGAATGTTAGTCGTGAGACCAAATTTAGTGCATTGGCTTTCTGAGAATGTGAGTTTGAAGCAGAGACCTCAAAGTTGACCACAGGTGACTCCTAAACCTGGTTGCACGTCAGAATTACCTGGGGGAGCTTTTAAGAAGATGTATTTCTAGGTCCCATTCCTAGAAGTTTGACTGAGTAGGTGTTAGGTAGGGACGaggattcagtttttaaaaggaaacttctGGATGACTTTGATGAAGGTCAGGCTAGCActtgggaaccactgctctagtcacagaggaggaggaagtgCATTTCAAGTAAGGAAAACAGCGTGTGCAAGTCTGACAGTAAAGCCACCTTAAGGATCTGAAAAAGGCAGAGGTAGAGCTTGGACACAGAACATTTAGGAGGGGTGGGGAAAGTTGTGAAGTAATGACTAGCAAGGTAGGCAGGGGCTAGATTACTTAAGGCCTTCAGGTCATGGGAAAGGATTTAGACTTtagtcttcattttgtttttaactatcaGGGTATATATGGTTAAATTTATACTTAAAAGAGagtgttagaaaaataaaagagcaccCTGGAAAGAGGTCAGTACTGTGTGTGAAGGGGCCAGGTTGGATGCTGTTGCTTTAGTCCTGAAGGAGTGGAAATGGAGAACAGTGGATGGTTTAATGAGAGATACAGGAAGTAGAATCGATAGGTCTTGGTAATTGGTTAGCTATTGAAGATGAAGTAAAAAATATCACCACCTTTCAGATGTCTGATTGCAACAGCTTTGTGGATGGTGTCACCATTCACTGAAATGGGCACTACTGGAGAAGAAGGGAATTAGGGGAAGATAATGAATTCAGTTTTGGACATAATGAGTGTGAAGTACATCACACTAATTATTTCTGTTATACTTCCAGTTTTATATAGACCCATATAAGCTGCTGCCGTTGCAGAGGTTTCTACCTCGACCTCCGGGTGAGAAGGGGCCTCCCAGAGGCGGTGGCAGGGGCGGtcgaggaggaggaagaggcggAGGTGGCAGAGGTGCGAGGGGTGGTAAGTTACCTGCGGGGGAGATTTCTAATGAGATTTCAAAGCCGCAGCCAACTTGTATAGCACAATTTAGTTTTGTATAGAAGCGGACCTCCCTTAtgcttatttgtcttttttaataaagCTGCTTCCAATCTTGGCACATTACCATAGTAGTAATGCTTAGTTTCTGTAAAGTATAGTATTAtcttaattgaattttaaatttttagttaacATCATTGAGTGGTGATTATATGCCAAGAGCTGGTCATATATTCTTTTAACATCCAagtatattcttttaatatttagcaAAACCTTGTGAAGGTGGGTGATACCctttttttatggatgaggaaatgcAGGCTTACAAAAGTTAATTTGCTCTAATCACACAATTGGCAGCTCAGAAATAAAACCCGTATCTTCTGATGTCATGTCAAAGACTATTACCATAAGTTCATTGCTTTGATTTCAGTATTTTGATGTATGTATTTCCCCACAGCTTGGGTACATTCATCATTGTGGGCAGTTGGATAATGAGCAGGGCTGGGGATGAGGTGGGATACAGCATTGGCTGTGCTTAGATCTGCAAATGgtgtggtgggtgggtgactgGGTGATGGGCAGAGCCAAAGAGATGAGGAAGAGGAGCTGCACAGCGGGGTTGGACAGCTTCTGGGACAGGGTCAGAAAAGAGAGAATCCTGTTCTCACTTTTGCCTGTCAATGTAATTATCACTTCACTCCTTAAATGTACCTTTTTTGGGTCCAAATAGCTTGGAGATAATCTATAAAGAGATATTAACATATATCTTTAAGTATTTTTGGGAGTACCCCTTTAAGAATTTGATGAATGGAGATCCCCTCATTTCCATTCTATATTCAGTCTCGTATATGACATTTTAAAGCATTCAcaactatattttcttaaaatcttaatttttttatatcagtATTTTGGAAGTATgtgtttgtttcctcattttataatttctctttttatatttcatcATTCTTTACAAAGTTAGCccccaaaatgagtaaaaatagaGCCTGCAATAGGAAGCCAAACGTGAtggataatagaaaaaaatgctttaaaaattttaaatttcaaggcTCATCAGCATGTGACCATCAGTGTTGATCTGTTTGCAGCTCCATTGACCTTAAACATTGTATTTATGGTAGTATCCCCAGAGCTAAACCACCCATACCTGCTACCCTTTGTTCTTAggataaaaacaatttaaataaaaagtatatataataagCAAAAGTTGAGGTACTCATGCATTTAATGGTAGGGCTAAATTGACCTTTAAAGTAACAagcttttctaatttattaaaacAGAAAGCTTGTTTAAAAATTGTAACCTAGGATTTTAGCCTGCTGCTGGACAGTTTCtccatttttatcttaaaattttctgtgaggtaaaatatgtgaatatatattcatTACTATTACAAGAAttatattgatatttacaggCTTATCAAAATATGATAAGTTACAGTTAAtgaatgtttcctttatttttaggtGGTTTTAGAGGTGGAAGAGGAAGTGGAGGTGGAGgtttcagaggaggaagagggggtggTGGTTTTAGAGGTGAgtggaaaaaaaactttaaatgactGAATTTCTAGGAGTGATAATGTCTACcaacttttatttctgtttgccaGCAAGTACATAGAACACCATGGTGTTCTTTGCTTTAGCCTAATGGATAGTTTCATTTTATATCACTTTTCCCTTTGAATTTTTTCACCTACTTCTACTTTACTTTGCTGtattattaatttgaaaaacaaaaaagtataatacaaatgacagttaaatttggtAAAATACTTTTGCTAAACCTTACAAGAACTAGTGCTGATTTTAGACTTGAGTTTTGGGTAATagtattattaaatattcatttttctgtacccttaatactttcattttctcttaatcAGGAAGAGGACGTTAAGTGTAACAGTTGACAGAGAAACTTCACCAGTTGACTTCGGCATTAACCTCATGATCTACATCTATGGATCAGAAACTCGTTTCATGATCAAATCTTGAAGAGCTGGTCATTTTATGACAGTGGAGCTAAAATGTCAACGTCATGCAAAAACGAGTGTGGCAGAAGAGGCAGTTTTGCTCTAAAAGAGTATGAacaaatgttttaatgttttgtaCAATGCTTGGAACTTGTGGGTGTTCAGTAAAGGGGCAGCTTTCATCTGAAgcgtatttgaatttttaaaataaagtgttctATTCCTTTAAGTTATTTAGAGCTGTGTTTATTAAACCAGAGCTATTTTTGAGTTAAAAGGGACAACCCAGTAGATTTAAGATAGAAAAAAAGGTGTTTGCATATAtaactgatcttttaaaaaaataggctaGTAGAGCAGTACTTCAACATTCTCTATAAATTAACACTCCCTTTCAAAATGTTTGCCTTTTGTATATGAGAACATCAACACACTTTAttgtattttcccttttgtgTGTTAGTACATAAATCAAAGTTAGTAAGGCAGCTTCTCTAGTTGTAATTAGTAATTGATTAGAAAATTTTAGTATTGGTTATGAATCTGTTAAAGATGGAACAGCTCTGTTCAAGTTGAGAACTAGAAGTTGATGACATTTcttaagaaatgtttaatttttctcattcaaCATAGATGGAATGTTGAAAGTTTtactgaatgtttttattttcctttttttaagggACTCAAGGTTTAAGATGTTACTgaccataaataaatatttgattgccTGCTACACGTTCAGATTCCTGGGTAGGGACATTACAAATGAAATTGGTTTTGGTCCTCACTGCTATTGTAGTATCAAGACATAACCATGATAGCAAGTTAGAATACTGTGATATAGGATAATTTTCCCTGCCACTGATTTTCTCCCCTCACATGTGTCCATTCTCAGAAGGAATGGGGTTGCCATATCTTTTAAGTTTTCTAGCATGTTTTACCTAATACTGCCTAaataagtgttttgggttttacGTAACTTTTTTGATTAATGGAATTGCAGCAGGATGAATAAATATGTAAGCCATAAGTATATATGATGAACAAATATGCTGAAAATTTTTCACAGGAAGAAGCGGTTATGCTTTTAAAACTTGGGAAAAGAGACTGTTTGATTTAGAATACTTGGGTTGAAACTTTCAGTGAGAGTTAGGGCCAGGGCTTTTACTCTTGGTCTGTAAAAGACATAGCAAGCAATTATTTGTCCTTGGTATTGTCCCAAGGACAAATAATAGTGCAAATTCCTAcgctttttttaacatttaaaaagtctAAACTGGCTGATGGTCGGTAGACAAATCACTTGAGATTTCACCTTTTACCTTAGGTATATCTTTTGGTCATTAGCTATCTTTaaactctatttttctcttttcttccttatagTAGTTCTTCCTGGGTTTCCTTTGgggcatttagtttttttttttttggccatactgcgtggcatgtgggatcttagttccctgaccagggattgaacccatgccccctggacagccagggaagttcccagggTATTTGGTTTTGAATTGAGTTCATATGTTTAGGGAGCCTAACATTAATGCATTTGGTACTGTGGTATCACTGAGCTCCACTGTAAAAGAAAATTTGATGATTATTCAGATGTTAAATCTTTTGAGTTGTTAACCAAATAACATTCTGACTGCTTGCATCATGCTAAAATGTACTTGTTACCATAGCACTGAAAAGATTTAGTGGAATACAAGCAATATTTCCTGGCATTCCTGAAAATTTGGGAGGAGTTATGATAGGAGGACTGACTTCAAGCCAGTTAAAGTTTATGAAATTGAAGAATCGTGACCTGTGTAAATTTGACATGCTTATATTTCTTAGTATTCTAAGCCTCATCCCAATATAGCTTTTCCATGTCACTCGTGAAGGAAGCATTAAAAAGTACGTTGGATGCATCTACCACACTCATAATCTGTAAAACTTGTAGCTACAGCAAATAGCTGGCcatttttggaattattttttcttcagttctttttttttatttctgaattttattcattttttatacagcaggttcttattagttatctatttcatacatattagtgtatatatgtcaatcccaatctcccaattcatcccaccacccccacccccactgccactttccccacttggtgtccatatgttttttctctacatctgtgtctctatttctgccctgcaaaccagttgatctgtaccatttttctaggttccacatatatgcgttaatatacgatatttatttttctaacttcactctgtatgacagtctctagatccatccacgtctttacaaatgacccaattttgttcctttttatggctgagtaatattccattgtatatatgtaccacatcttctttatccatttgtctgtcgatgggcatttaggttgcttccatgacctggctattgtaaatagtgctgcagtgaacattggggtgcatgtgtctttttgaatcacggttttctctgggtatatgtccagtagtgggattgctgggtcatatggtaattatatttttaattttttaaggaacctccgtactgttctcatagtggctgtatcattttacattcccaccaacagtgcgagaaagggggttcccttttctccacacctctccagcatttgttgtctgtgattttctaatgatgcccattctaactggtgtgagatgatacctcattgtagttttgatttgcatttctctaataattagtgatgttgagcagcttttcatgtgcttcttggccatctgtatgtcttctttggagaaatgtctacttaggtcttctgcccatttttggattgggttgtttgtttctttaatattgagctgcatgagctgtttatatattttggagattaatcc
This DNA window, taken from Delphinus delphis chromosome 5, mDelDel1.2, whole genome shotgun sequence, encodes the following:
- the GAR1 gene encoding H/ACA ribonucleoprotein complex subunit 1 — protein: MSFRGGGRGGFSRGGGFGRGGSSNHHFRGGGGGNFRGGGGGRGGFGRGGGRGAFNRGQDHGPPEQVVLLGEFLHPCEDDIVCKCTTDENKVPYFNAPVYLENKEQIGKVDEIFGQLRDFYFSVKLSENMKASSFKKLQKFYIDPYKLLPLQRFLPRPPGEKGPPRGGGRGGRGGGRGGGGRGARGGGFRGGRGSGGGGFRGGRGGGGFRGRGR